In a genomic window of Cytobacillus sp. FSL H8-0458:
- a CDS encoding TetR/AcrR family transcriptional regulator, which translates to MPKITFFNLPEDKRENLVHAAKKEFARVPLYQASISNIIKDAKIPRGSFYQYFDDKEDAFFYLLNSHVSSYNMHFLETLRKNNGDIFDAMIDFYTAIITEEKENLQFLRNLFLNMTHRIENVMARSFGENDLNENFKKISNLINKERLNMQDEQELFHMMQIISSVTFHNIVKKFAAELPFDEAVHNYRTEIYLLKKGFASK; encoded by the coding sequence TGCGGCCAAAAAGGAATTTGCCCGCGTGCCGCTTTACCAGGCATCCATATCCAATATCATAAAAGATGCCAAAATCCCGCGCGGCAGCTTTTATCAGTATTTTGATGACAAAGAAGATGCCTTTTTCTACTTATTGAATAGCCATGTATCTTCATATAATATGCATTTTCTTGAAACACTCCGAAAAAATAATGGTGATATTTTTGATGCGATGATCGATTTTTATACAGCCATCATTACCGAAGAAAAAGAAAATCTGCAGTTTTTGAGGAATTTGTTTCTTAATATGACGCACCGGATCGAAAATGTTATGGCAAGAAGCTTCGGGGAAAATGACCTGAATGAGAATTTCAAGAAAATCAGCAATCTGATTAATAAGGAACGGCTGAATATGCAGGACGAGCAGGAGCTTTTTCATATGATGCAGATTATTTCTTCTGTCACGTTTCATAATATCGTTAAAAAATTTGCGGCGGAGCTGCCATTCGACGAGGCTGTCCATAATTACAGAACAGAAATTTATTTACTGAAAAAAGGGTTCGCATCAAAATGA
- a CDS encoding L-lactate MFS transporter encodes MANKNRWLIALSAVAIHLSIGSVYAYSVYQNPLKESLGWEKTDVSLAFTIAIFILGIAAAFFGRFVEKRGPRVSAMIAAVFFGVGIIGSGFAIQLENYILFLTFFGVIGGLGLGFGYIAPVSTLVKWFPDRRGLATGMAVMGFGAGALITSPIASRLMIATSIPTTFYVLGISYFILMILGALYIAKPPEGWAPEGMEENREERPVKADLAQLTANEAIKTKRFWLLWIMMFINISAGIMILSVAAPMAQEITGASAITAASIVGIMGLFNGGGRIGWASASDYLGRGNTYMTFFLIQVAAFFILPFITNSFIFSVFLYIIVSCYGGGFASLPAFIGDLFGTKQLGAIHGYLLTSWSLAGVVGPMLVSSIYENTQSYTITFYVFGTMLAIGFIVSLLMKRDIRKIRTAKKQTRARRQLVTE; translated from the coding sequence ATGGCAAACAAGAACAGATGGCTGATTGCCCTTTCAGCTGTCGCCATTCATTTATCCATCGGTTCGGTGTATGCGTACAGTGTTTATCAAAATCCCTTGAAGGAATCGCTTGGCTGGGAAAAAACCGATGTCTCACTGGCTTTTACCATTGCCATTTTTATTCTGGGAATAGCGGCAGCCTTTTTTGGGCGGTTCGTGGAAAAGAGGGGACCGAGAGTCTCAGCCATGATCGCCGCAGTATTTTTTGGAGTAGGCATAATCGGATCCGGCTTTGCTATTCAACTGGAGAATTACATTCTTTTCCTGACTTTCTTCGGTGTCATTGGGGGACTGGGTCTAGGCTTCGGCTATATTGCACCTGTCTCCACATTGGTAAAATGGTTTCCTGACAGAAGGGGACTTGCCACCGGGATGGCGGTTATGGGATTTGGTGCCGGGGCCCTCATTACAAGCCCGATTGCCAGCAGATTAATGATTGCCACATCGATTCCGACAACCTTTTATGTCCTCGGAATCAGTTATTTCATCCTGATGATTTTGGGAGCGCTTTATATCGCGAAGCCGCCTGAAGGATGGGCACCTGAAGGAATGGAAGAGAACAGGGAAGAGCGGCCGGTAAAAGCGGACCTGGCACAGCTGACTGCCAATGAAGCAATTAAGACGAAGCGTTTCTGGCTGCTTTGGATTATGATGTTCATTAATATTTCTGCAGGCATCATGATTCTCTCAGTTGCCGCACCAATGGCTCAGGAAATCACTGGAGCCAGCGCCATCACCGCCGCAAGCATCGTCGGCATAATGGGCCTCTTTAATGGAGGCGGAAGAATTGGATGGGCATCTGCATCCGATTACCTTGGAAGAGGAAATACATATATGACCTTCTTCCTGATTCAGGTGGCAGCATTCTTCATTCTTCCATTCATCACAAACTCATTTATCTTTTCTGTTTTCCTCTATATCATTGTTTCATGCTATGGGGGAGGATTTGCATCGCTTCCGGCCTTTATTGGAGACCTGTTTGGAACCAAACAGCTTGGTGCCATTCATGGCTATCTGCTTACCTCGTGGTCGCTCGCAGGTGTGGTCGGACCGATGCTCGTCTCCAGCATCTATGAAAATACACAAAGCTATACAATTACCTTCTATGTGTTTGGCACCATGCTTGCCATCGGCTTTATCGTCTCCCTGCTGATGAAGCGCGACATCAGGAAAATCAGAACAGCGAAGAAGCAAACAAGAGCAAGGAGACAGCTTGTTACTGAATAA